The Mercenaria mercenaria strain notata chromosome 1, MADL_Memer_1, whole genome shotgun sequence nucleotide sequence ataagccactcacgataagaaaatcgatatcagtcagtgagTACCTGTGTATGATGTATCGGCGCGGTTTTCTGAAATTAGCAGTACAGTAATTAACATTACTTATCTAGATCCACAGCAGACCATTTAAATGATGACATCATATATACCTCCTGAGTGACGTGGGCAAAATGATACACGGGTTAAAATGATGCATAGGTGACTTTCATTTGGAAAGGGAAAATTATTATCCCTTTGTTTTCACGTGATTGACCATTTATCCACAATGTGTGAAACAAAAATCTAATAAATTGTTCCGTTTTGACACTTAATAATTTCTATGTTAATTTCCTCGGTAGCCGAGTGGTAGAGCGCCCattttgagtgcgggaggtcacgTCTTCGCTCCCTGGATGAGTCatactagcctggctccctggctgcatggttattttttatataaatactgcaagcaaaattagaaaatcttaagcctctaaaatagcacattttatctgatggctgaaccatacatatgttcggagccaggggcaataaaaaatgtcagtgTAAAAACAACCTggtggagttacttccctcttaatgaataaacttgtaTATaggtaaataagaacaaacatagggacgggagccagtctagagtcataccaaagacgtaaaaaatggtactagtagcttcctcacttggcgctcagcattgagAGGATGTTTCTAAGATTGGTCAATCCAGTGCCATGTAAAATGTGGCTGGGTGTGGTAttatgtcacgtgtctatggctTGATACTGCTTAATGCTACAAgcagacactgtcgtttatatcaCTAAACGTTTTTGTTTAAAGATGCTTAACAAGAAAACATACACACGCATAACGAAATGTAAGTGGTTTCTATTACAATGTGTTTCAACTACAGCTCTTGTCTCAAAGAAATATATTGAAGATATTAAAACTAGTTTTCTTCTTAAGTGGAATTCACTGTCATTGTTAAGTGAAATTGAATTTCAGGTGTTCCAAGCATAATGAAGTTCGCACGTTTGTGTCTGTGCAGTGCCACCAATGCTGACCTTACCCGCCATAGGAAGCGCGAGAGGAAAATTGGATTGTAGTGCTATATTTGTGGCGTAACTTTAGCCGGAATAACTGATCTGCGAGAACACTTAAGTCACAGCGGAGAGAAAAACCAAAGATGTAAGTGTCGTAGAGTTCAAATAGATAATATATTACAatcgtttttgtttttgattttcctACTATAGTAACTTTTGACATTCCCGGCCTTCCATACTTTATACGTTTTTCTATTTAACGGGAAATAACTTTTTCAGTTTAATAAATATCTGCACGTGATCCATAGCATCCAATCCACAGCACTGGTCACTTCttggtcaaaatttcaaaatggctttgtTTACATAGGTTTCTCATTTATACTTGTGCATATTTTTGGAGTGGAAATTATACATTTTCCAGGTAAATATGCCTTATCTTATATTGTTCTCTATGTATGTGTAAAACTTGTTAAGCTATGTAAACGATTTATCAATTTACCTGTGTAATCTATTGGATGTAAAGCATCATTGATTTTTACCTTCGGTAAattatttgtttacaatttttatacgcccgtttgaaaaacgggacgtattatgggaatgcccctggcgggcggacgggctgttgggcgggcgggcggcgtccacagaccttgtccggagcatatcttctacatgcatggagggattttgaagaaacttggcacagttgttcaccatcatgagacggagtgtcatgcgcaaaaaccaggtccctaggtctaaggtcaaggtcacagttagaggtcaaaggtcaaattcaagaatgactttgtccggagcatatcttcttcatgcatggagggattttgatgaaagttggcacaattgttcatcatcatgagacggagtgtcatgcgcaaaaaccaggtccctaggtctaaggtcaaggtcacacttagaggtcaaaggatacaagaatgaaaaattcaagaatgactttgtccggagcatatcttcttcatgcatggaatgattttgatgtagcttggcacagttgtccaccataatgagagggagtgtcatgcgcaagaaccaggtccctaggtctaaggtcaaggtcacacttagaggtcaaaggatacaataatgaaaactttgtccggagcatatcttcttcatgcatgaatggactttgatgtagcttggcacaattgttcaccatcatgagaaggagtgtcatgcgcaagaaccaggtccctaggggtaaggtcaaggtcacacttagaggtcaaagatacaagaatgaaaactttgtccggagcatttcttcttcatgcattgagggattttgatacaatttggcacagttgttcaccatcatgagacggagtgtcatgcgcaggaaccaggtacctaggtctaaggtcaaggtcacacttacaggccaaaggtcagatacaagaatgacttgtccggtgcatttctacttcatgcatggagggattttgatgtaacttggcacaattgtacaccatcttgagacggagtgtcatgcactggtcccttcttttgaattacttccctttgctgttactataaatagcttatattctaactttttcattacaagtcgtagggaaaaaccgagaccacttttctgtagtacagcatgcatgttacatccaattctgaggtgtattttgagctatctctacctggtaaggatttttgtgtggacttagaattttttggggggggggggatttttttttttttttttttactttaaagattaacttcccttagttgttactataaataacttacattgtaattttttttataattgaccgtagggaaaaaccaagaccacttttctgtggtacaacaacattgatgttactttcaaattttgggtgtattttaaggtatcttgacctggtaatgattttttttttgtggacttagaaaaataaatgaattacaataatttctaaaaaaaaacaacaacattgtaaacaactagaaaattaaaattccatttgcaaatacaggtgctaatgtaaagaaatttgctgtgacgggcgtatattgtgacattctggcactcttgttacaaCTGTCATCATTCGCGTTGAATATTTGATATGCAATGAATTtgttaaatcattattataatttgtCATAACTTTATTTGTAGGATGATAAAACTATGATGTCATGATGCCATTGTgatgatgctttttatgatacaCGATTATGATGACATACGGAAATACATCACAGGAGGAAATAAAAtagaatcaaatataaaaaatatgaaaataaagagggGTGGTGATATAAGGAGTGTGGAAAGGTGTATAGATACCGAAGAAATTTAAGCCGCCACATGAAATAACACAAAAAGGCTTAGAGGAATTTCTTTCTCGCATgatgcttaaggtagttctgcacgttcggatccattttttttcaacactAATTATTAAACcccgatttttcaaaattttagaataaactTGCAAATTTCGGCAAATGTAAAACGGTAGGGTCATGTGCTTTATGTTTTTGCTAGACAAAATGCTTGGACCTTACGCAAGTTTTCGTAACAGGAGTCTATGGGAAATaaccttttcaaaaataaattgttcCATTGTAGCTTTTAATTAAACTTATCAGTCGTAAATATATGCTATGATCTTAGATATGCTGAAATTAAATGTATAAGTCCGTGTGCTTTTTATGTTTGCATTGCAGgctgatttaaagacactatttagaactatttaacatttttaatatcgTGTTTtgtctttagaaatatagcattgTTGTCGTTTTTAGATCTTTACTCATGGTTTGCCATTCAAGAAATGAATTTCGATTCCGTATTCCGAATCCAGTTTagtcaggggtggtatagtacgtcatcaacaggtgcgcgcaacacttcccgatgcggcatTTTTGTGTCAgaacatctcgattcggtgagtaaacttgcgattattacattgacaactaatagatttggaaatgacatatagtctaaagtacccgcacatgcgtctagttcatcgtttacgtttgcatttttcaagaaagccttccgtttaagagaacattcgtgcacaatgcacttcatggaaatacttccctattcaccacaccgtattatgtcgcataacaagagtttacatgcatttctgataaatctaagcattgacgggtgttctttcatggtaaacagatgtcagtgataccttgattagttattggaatctaaactttccgaaaaatcagtaaactaaaatttcgccttcccggttcaccaactgaattgatgtccttcccggctcaccaatttccagcatgactaacatcgggctggtgctcatgtaaatgtgatcacgcttgcctggaagttctattaattggaataactaattgttagagtgcttgcactagatggtctgttaccttcatttaagcatttgaagatagtacttattgaaagaacgaggcatatcttgaacatatgttgtatactataaacgtgcatatgtatgatatatgttctatcatgtccttatacttgttattttaggtacatgaaagatgaaaaaggaaacaaaacttctagtctgcatcaatggaattgtcaatatatgttaaaaaggattgctgagtgattgacatgcaagacataattgacgtattatattttccaaaagctgtacgacataatatttgagaagtggagaacatcctctaacggaattacccccagacaaggatttcaacgctAAACTAGGTCTCCGTACCAAACACGAATATGTcggttgctgtttgaaggtatggatataaattagtccaaataatattgtactcgagagttgaatatcgttatatgtttttgacttgtcgatatccgcagacaacataaaatatcaaaatattacaaaaaaggtCTACCCGATgtttcattatttagactaggatataaataactgatttaatttcaataattttacgGTAGAGAAACCTTAATCAGGGGTATAGATAGATAGGCACTTCACGCATGATgatataaatagaaagtattttgaaaaccgttagttaacttgttactctaattattttttcatgataactatatatggcgtgtcatcgaaaatagtcgaatatgatggctttgattccgaacttgagttcaaggcaaGATTCTATGGGACAAatgcattgataatatgctaagtaaagcaaaattatgtagttaaattattatcatgtgctgttttttaaaggagcaaccttttaatatatttttaaaggtataacgTCGCACCAgtgcagtttagtttttaatgatatgctgctatttaattttgtttaacgtttcagggccacgtgttcatcacaattgctcggaaaaaatgagaaattactgtatcgcgccaacgaaatgttcttattaaggggttttagatgtgcgcagggaaggaacaagagtgactgcaaccgaattataattaccacgtagcagaatgggacatcgattgaatctacactagaaagcggttcaggatttaacatttgactaatgttcagattttgcttgcaaatcttagtgcacccaattacatgttaaaactcgaagtgagcttgaacagtggtagaacaattttacttgcaatgttaattattttacttttcttaaactgtttagttgttgaaaatgttgttgtataaaagattatttaaaataggaaactttactgatttttttatttaaacccttacacagtggaagccgttgtgacataaacatacgcacatacactttcaagacatagcaacattttccttgttatcagctaatgttatatatttacacaaatcaacgaaagtagatttattacttgactgtagcaattctaaattttatacacacttatacgagtataatgataacgtttcattaactttggacgtaattctttataactcaacatttaaaaaaaatgaaattcaccttaaatttcattaagatcgcatATCTGACAAATTTGTTCCACATTGTATGCCTTAATTTTCTTCGATCAAGAAgtagtgtacatctctatgtcacatattctcaacaactGGTAATATTCAGACACGACAGGGAACCCTAAAATAATTACATAGAcacatagacatagacatagacaaCACTTTATTTCATCTCAAATCATATTACACGATGTATGAGCGAACAGTTGCTCTAAATACAATACAATTATACGTGACATGGTgttattaatttcaattctaaaaaatGCTAGGAAGTAGAATTACATTTTCACTGATTGGACTGTTATGGGGGTAAGGGCACAGCCACATTACagcaaataagtattttacagtacTGCGAATGTGTCTCCAGCCCCATCCCAGTCCTACACGCAaaacaaataccatttttatgattatgatctttttggAGCATTTCGTCAGCGGGAAAGGGAAACTATAACTTTTGAAACAGACTATATTCAACTAAGGTATTTTGTTTACTAATATAGAATACACAGGTCACGTGACAATGTGTATTGACTCGATCACTGGGTCAAAGCTATTAAACGTGTGAATGACTACACATGGGCGTGTTTATCGGTGCGTTCTCGCAATTGATTGGTTCTCTTGGTAAAAATATGTGCACCGACAGTGGAAAGGTGACCTGGTATTTGTTTTGTTAGAAGTAAGGATTATAATAATATTCAATCATTGTGGATTAATAATAATACAGATGGGAGTATCATTGGATGTCAAAAGatgcattagtaagttgattagaaacattattatgttcattattttaaacattttgtaacaaaCGCACAAAGCACATGGGCGACAATGCTGTGCTGGGTTTCAGCTGTCATTGAGAAGCTAAATGGGCACATCTTCAAGGAGCTAGTGCAGATATGTGCTTGAAAATAGCATTTCTGTCGGCATGTGCTTTGTCTGAATTAAATTACTTAATTGCAATTAACAGTTGTAGGATAGGTGCGAAATAACGCGGTCCTGTCCAAAGTTCCGGGAGCACGCACCCGAGGCCACGGCTAGGGATACCCAGCACGACATGAGTATCCATGGTCACATAGATTTCCATGTCATGCCGCATTCCCAGCCCGCCACCGGGTCCGCGCCCCGTCACCAGTGACACTAGCGCATTACTTCGCACCTGCATAAATGATTATGTAGACATGTAGAATACAACTTTGAGGTACCATCATAAAAGGAAACAGTCGGATGTTTGCATCAAACATCAAGCATTACAATTTCAGACAAATAGTGTACATAGGCCTATTTATAAGACTAAGCTTTTATACAATACATGAGTACTTCTTCAGGATCATGTCTTGAACTTTTTAAAGagtgttttaataaatttacatacatttcttaACTGTTTAATGGAAGAGTTGTTTAGAAGTTCACTGAATTTGTACACAttcgtattttcataataataGCGTTTCAGATAGGTTGTTCTATCTGCATGAAAATAGGTACATTTAAGTAGCAGGTGATATTCATCAGCTGTCTCCAAGCTATCACAGCACGGGCATTCCCTTTCATTAACAGCTAACCCGGCCCATCTACCCACTTCATTGGGAAAATACGTATTGCTAGTTCGAAATTTGATTAAAAGCCTACTTTCAGATTTATCTAGTTTAATCAGGTATGGTTCTAATTCTATTTTATCCTTAATTAGGGCATAATTTTTACCTTTTGATGAGTTTTGTAAAGATGCATGCCAACTTTGAATGTTTTGATCAAGTAGTatctttttaataatatatttaattgattttgtttcAAGTTGCTCTTGGTTTTGCCATATGTCTATTCTTCCAGTTTCAGCAAAGATATTTTTTACGTGGTTgatccatttagatttgaaatTTGATAGATTAAGCATATACTTATATAATTGGTATGAGAGTTTATCTTGTTTACCAGTAACTAGCCTATTCCAAAATCCTATCATTCTACATTTTACAGTTATATCAATTGGATACCTTCCAAACTCAGCTAAAAGCATGTACTGTGGGTACTTTTTCTTAGATTGCACAGCTTCCTCAAAAATTCATTATGAATTTTATTAAGCATTGATAAATTTTCATAACCCCATACTTCTGATGAGTATGTTAATATTGGTAGTATCGTATGATCAAATAATTTAAGAATTAGATCAATAGGTAAATTTAGGTTATTAATTCTTTTATAGAATAAGAACATAGCTTTACGAGACGTTTGTGCGAGATTTTTTCTTGCATTTAGAAAGCTTCCAGATTTAGAAAACCATACCCCTAAATATTTATAAGAATCAACTACTTCTAGTGTAGAATTATCAATTTTGAATGAGAAGTTAGCATTATTTCTGGCACCAAAGACAATAATCttagttttatctttatttacaacCAAGTTCCAGGTTTTGCAATAATCATTAAAGTCATTGAGGCATTTTTGTAGGTCATCAGCATTATCAGAGACAAGAACTGTGTCATCTGCATAAAGTAAAACTATTATTTTTAGCCAGGTGACAAGATCGTTCTCATTATCTTGCATCTTGATTCCAGAGTTGCCTTTTTGATCTAAATATTCTTCGAGGTCATTTAGGAATAAGGAGAATAGTAGAGGGGATAAATTCTCCCCTTGACGTACCCCACAATTGCTGTGAAAAAATTGTGAATTAGTGTTACCATCAGAGACACAGGACTTAATGTTAGAGTACATATTTCGTATTACTCGGAAGAACTTTCCATTTACATTATACTTTATCAACTTCCTCCACAGACCTACCCTCCACACGGAATCAAATGCTCGAGAGAAATCAATGAAGCatgtaaatatttgctttttacTATGCCTTAATAATTCAATGATGGAGTTTAAAGTGAATATGTGGTCCGTAGTGGAGTAATTTGCCCTGAAACCGGCTTGGTTTTCCGAGAGGATGCTATTCTGGTCAAGGAACTTTCCCAATCTTAAATTTAGTATAGAAGTAAATAGTTTACTAACACATGAAAGTAACGTGATTGGCCGATAATTTTCGGTGTTTAATGGATCACCTTTTTTGTATATGGGTATAATGACCCCTTCAGTCCAGCTTCTCGGTATTATACCTGTTTTAAGTATGAGGTTAAATAAAGCAATATACAGAGGTAACATTTTCTCCTTAGTAGATTTGATATATTCGTTAATTATACTATCCAGGCCGGGAGACTTAccattgtttaaattatttatacatttaacaatTTCTTCCTGACTTATATATGCGTTTAATAAATTATCGTCATCACtaatgtttaaattattaagAATATCGCTGTCGTCCATATCGTGGTATTGGTTATTATTAGTAtccttaaaataattatacatggAATCAAGTGATGGCATTTCAGCCCTTTTGCTTTTCGATTTTACAGTATTAAGGAACTTCCAATATTCTTTTGGTTGCTTTGTATGCATTTTCCTTAAtttattttggttatttttattgtatttatttatatacatgttcattgtatttttatactttttacatgCACTTTTTGCATGAAGTTTATTGTACTCTGATGGGTGcttagtatatttttttctagCCTTGTTATAAGTTTTTCGTGCTTTGTCACACTCAGTACCATACCATGGCTTTTTGTAGTTACTTTTAAACGCTTTATTTCTTGACTTTTTGTCGGGGAATGTTTTTTGGGCGCTTTGTATGAATATGTCTGACAATTTAGAGGTAACATTATCGATCATGTTTTGATCTACATCATCAGGATTGCTCGCTTGCATTTGAGATACAGTTGCAGTTATATCCTCAAaactaatattttcattgaaagtaTGGGATAATGTTTGATCCCATTTTGGGTTTTTTGGTTTACTCATGCTTGTATCATGCGTTATCTTTTGATTAATTATGAGTTTAAAGGTAATTAGTGAATGCCCATCTGACATCAAACTGTCTACATTAGTCACATTAAATTCGTACAAAAATTTATATGCAGAAATTGAAGATAACAGATAATCAATTAATGAGACATTTCGGAAGGTTAGGTTACTTGGCTTATTTCCCAGCCTTCcattaataataaatacattattaattttgcacAGGTCTATAAGTTTGTAGCCATGATTATTTATCTTCTTATCATGCGATTTTCTCTCTAATGAAATTCCACTGTTTTCCATTTTGGACCTTTGATCAAAAAAGCTTATGGTATCattgtcaaaatgaaaaaagtctGACAAAAAATCGTCATTTTTAGTGTAGTCTTGCATTTCTGCCGTTTGGGCATTAAAATCGCCAGAAATATAAACATGTTCATATTCGCTACatattgcaaaaatatcagattcAAACAACTCAAATTCGTCATCATTATAAAACCTAGAATGCATCGGAGGTACATATACAATACCCAAAACAATATCTGTTTCTAAATTTGTACATTGAGGTTTTAGTTTTATCCACATTATATATTCAGAATTGCTATCAATAGTATCAACATATTTGGCAACACTCTCCTTTATCAATACACCGACCCCACCactttttctaatatatttttgtttacgaGGTTTACTAAAAAAGGTATATCCGTCAATATCAATAATATCATGCTCATCCACTTTTGTTTCTGATAGTAAAAATATATCATGACTTTTAACTAAATTAACAAATTCTGGGTATAAAGAACGCCTCTTAAGGCCACAAACATTAAGAGCAGCAATGCTTAAAGTATGTAAAGTACCGTTCGATTCATTCAATGTTTTACCACTTTTGTTCATAGCAGTCTGTTGTTGACACGTCACACGGTCGCTATTCCCTCCGCTGACCTAGCCCATAGCACTGGAAGTGGAACTCGGCTTTGATTGGTCACCGGGTCCACCAGCGGAGTTTCCCGATCTACGACCCGAGCTGGAGTCGAATTGAGCCTGCATTCGGAGCATGGACTGACTATAGTCATCCAACTCCGTCTCACTTTTGTCCGAAGAGGTGGTTTCACGGACAGAATTGTATCCTTCCGTGCTAGAGTCCGATTGCACCGACTCAGCAGAAAGTGCCCTGAACATGTTCGAAGTGGACACCGGAGCAGTGCCCTTTGTCACGTGTTTCTGTTTGGTTATACGTTCCGCACGTGCAGTTTCTGGATTAGACGGTTCCAAGCGCGAGCCTCTCGCAGCCCGCATCACGTATTTCCAATCCGGGAATTCGTCTTGTATTACCTTCCGTTTAACTATAAGTTTTGCCGGGTATCCAATGACAACAGTTCCTCTCGGATTTCTGGATTTCTCAGTCTTATAGCGTTTCCACAAAACTTTTGTGGTAATTTTAGTGTAAAAGAAAAACGATAAAAGACTATTGGTAATTTATAATCACATATTCTTAAACGCACAATACCCTCAACAACATGGTTATTATGAaattaaaagtgttttattttaaatggccgTTTTTTTTATCCACATTCTGAATAGACGACAGCAGCTTTTTGtggaaaaaatgtcaaagaatatgTCAACGTCTATAGAGGAAGGAATTACACGGAAAAGAAAGCTCTGAATGTTATTGATAAGTTACCGTTAAAACCAATTA carries:
- the LOC128558990 gene encoding uncharacterized protein LOC128558990, which produces MNKSGKTLNESNGTLHTLSIAALNVCGLKRRSLYPEFVNLVKSHDIFLLSETKVDEHDIIDIDGYTFFSKPRKQKYIRKSGGVGVLIKESVAKYVDTIDSNSEYIMWIKLKPQCTNLETDIVLGIVYVPPMHSRFYNDDEFELFESDIFAICSEYEHVYISGDFNAQTAEMQDYTKNDDFLSDFFHFDNDTISFFDQRSKMENSGISLERKSHDKKINNHGYKLIDLCKINNVFIINGRLGNKPSNLTFRNVSLIDYLLSSISAYKFLYEFNVTNVDSLMSDGHSLITFKLIINQKITHDTSMSKPKNPKWDQTLSHTFNENISFEDITATVSQMQASNPDDVDQNMIDNVTSKLSDIFIQSAQKTFPDKKSRNKAFKSNYKKPCNCGVRQGENLSPLLFSLFLNDLEEYLDQKGNSGIKMQDNENDLVTWLKIIVLLYADDTVLVSDNADDLQKCLNDFNDYCKTWNLVVNKDKTKIIVFGARNNANFSFKIDNSTLEVVDSYKYLGVRSNALVSLVTGRGPGGGLGMRHDMEIYVTMDTHVVLGFPVVSEYYQLLRICDIEMYTTS